Proteins co-encoded in one Stomoxys calcitrans chromosome 5, idStoCalc2.1, whole genome shotgun sequence genomic window:
- the LOC106081031 gene encoding odorant receptor 45a, with the protein MPIIDFGWKVIMVIWKRKDFARIIARIESLNVRASGEELKIVRTENTKDVIFSTTYFVLVLLTGAWSLLVPIYFAVYIYMTTGVVDLPVPHKATYFWNHEHVKGYSLVYIWDMFIIYFIACSAVSTESMFSWLVCNIIAQFRILMHRLEVASKLPLQTNYVAANHHVDDDDDNPDLCEIDANGTMMEAIINCIKFHRRTLRLTQELNSLYGAIIFVKFIVSGTQICCLAFHLVRGNNSLFNVAYLLMFLSAAALQLILYCYNGQRLKDESLLICTSIYSTFEWSKLPKSTQKMLLVPMMRAQQFSELRGVFFTVDLSLYLWVFRTAGSLIAALKTLEEKEE; encoded by the exons ATGCCAATCATTGATTTCGGTTGGAAAGTGATAATGGTTATATGGAAACGAAAGGATTTTGCCAGAATAATTGCACGCATTGAAAGTTTAAATGTGAGGG CCTCTGGCGAGGAACTAAAGATTGTGCGCACCGAAAATACCAAGGATGTCATCTTTTCGACAACTTATTTCGTTTTGGTCTTACTCACTGGAGCTTGGAGCCTTTTGGTGCCCATCTACTTTGCCGTTTACATTTACATGACCACAGGTGTTGTGGATTTACCAGTGCCGCATAAAGCCAC cTATTTTTGGAATCACGAACATGTCAAGGGATACTCTTTGGTCTACATCTGGGATATGTTCATCATTTATTTCATAGCCTGTTCGGCGGTGAGCACCGAGAGCATGTTCTCGTGGCTGGTTTGCAACATAATCGCCCAATTTCGCATACTAATGCATCGTTTGGAGGTGGCCTCTAAGTTGCCACTGCAAACAAACTATGTGGCCGCCAATCATCATGTGGACGACGACGATGACAATCCTGATTTGTGTGAAATCGATGCGAATGGCACTATGATGGAGGCCATAATCAACTGCATCAAATTTCATCGTCGCACATTGCGCTTGACGCAAGAGCTGAATAGTCTCTATGGGGCCATCATATTTGTGAAATTCATTGTTTCCGGTACACAAATCTGCTGTTTGGCATTTCACTTGGTGCGCGGCAATAATTCCCTCTTCAATGTGGCATATTTGTTGATGTTTCTTTCGGCAGCAGCCTTGCAATTGATTTTGTATTGCTACAATGGTCAGAGGTTAAAGGATGAG AGTTTATTGATATGCACCAGCATCTATTCAACCTTCGAATGGTCTAAGTTGCCAAAGTCGACCCAGAAAATGTTGCTGGTGCCAATGATGCGTGCCCAACAATTCAGCGAACTTCGTGGTGTATTCTTTACGGTCGATTTAAGTTTATATTTATGG GTTTTCCGAACTGCGGGTTCATTGATTGCGGCTTTGAAGACACTGGAGGAAAAGGAGGAGTAA